ACCCTGTTTTAGCGATCTTTACGCCAACAGGAAAGTATCATTTGCGCAATTTTTCGTGCGCATGACCATAGGCACCAGGATGAAAAAAGCCTCCCGGCATGAACCGGGAGGCTTTTCCACAGGACGGTCTGACGGGATCAGTTTTCCGCCACGACCTTTTTGGCGCGGGCGGCGGCCCAGCGGTAAAGTCCCGTGACCCCGACCAGGGCCAGAACGATGGCGATGACCATGCCAACATTTTCATCCGGCCAGATGGCCGCGAACGGTCCGGCCAGCGGTGCGGCCTGTCCGGTCAAGACGATGATGCCCGCCAGCGCCACATTGAACAGGCTTTCCCCGACAATGAAACCCGAGGCGATCAGCACACCCAGCCGCTTGGCCGGTTCGGCAAAGTCCTTGCCGTTGACGGTCTTGCCCTTGACGGCGCGCTCGAAAATCCAGCCGGCGAAGGCCCCGATCACCACCGGCGCGGTCACCGAACTCGGCAGATAGATGGCCAGACCAACACCCAGCGACGGCAGGCTGAGCTTGCCCTTGCTGAGCTTGCGGATGACGATATCGAGCACGACCAGACCTAGACCGATGGCGGCACCGATACCGAGCAGCTTCCAGTCGAGATCGTGACTGATGACGCCCTTCGCCAGGGTCGAGATCAGAGTCGCCTGTGGGGCGGCCAGCGGTTCGTTGGTCACGGCGTGATAGTTCGGGTCGCCGGCGAAACCGTTGGAATTGTTGAGCAGATCGAGCACTGGCGGCACCACAATCGAACCTGCGATAATACCGATGATCAGCGCCACCTGCTGCTTCCACGGCGTGGCGTCGACCAGTTGACCGGTCTTGAGATCCTGCAAATTATCGTTGCCGATAACGGCGACGGCCAGCACGACCGTGGTCACCAGCAGGGCGAACGCCACCAGCGCTGTGGCCGTATTGGGCCCCGTCATGCCGTAACCGATCATGCCTACAATAAGGGCAGAACCCAGAACGGTCAGGATGGCGATACCGGAAACAGGCGAATTGGAAGAACCGATCAGACCGGCCATATAGCCGCAGACGGCGGCGGCCAGCATACCGGCCACGATGATATAGAGCACGCCGCTGATCACGAGCGGCAGGGCGATTTCTGCCAGAGGTCCGCCCGAGACGAAATTGGCCAGAAGCCAGCCCGCCGGCACCAGCGAAATCAGCACCACCAGACCCATGATCCAGACCGGCAGATCCTGCTCCGTGCGGGGAATGACCGCGCCTTCGAGCTTACGCGCACGGCCCGATTCCATAGCCGACATCAAGCCGCTCCACACCGGAACGATCAGTTTGCCGAGTGTCCAGATGGCTGCGGCGCCGATAGCGCCAGCGCCGAGGAAACGCACCTGCGTGCCCCACACCTTGCCCGCGTGATCTGCCGCCGACAGATCGGGCATGGGG
The window above is part of the Asticcacaulis sp. MM231 genome. Proteins encoded here:
- a CDS encoding OPT family oligopeptide transporter, with product MNLPTIPRPNEITVRGVILGILITLIFTAAQVYLGLKVGLTFATSIPAAVISMALLQAFKTATIQENNIVQTIASAAGTLASVIFVLPGLIMIGWWTNVPFLTTFMACAIGGVLGVMYTVPLRRALVTQSSLPYPEGVAAAEVLRVGTSSREGGAEGAAGLWSIIWGSLFSAFYAALAGAKLMAGEVAKYFKVGTGATGLGGSASLALLGAGHLMGITVGIAMLVGLAIAWGICVPILTQLTPMPDLSAADHAGKVWGTQVRFLGAGAIGAAAIWTLGKLIVPVWSGLMSAMESGRARKLEGAVIPRTEQDLPVWIMGLVVLISLVPAGWLLANFVSGGPLAEIALPLVISGVLYIIVAGMLAAAVCGYMAGLIGSSNSPVSGIAILTVLGSALIVGMIGYGMTGPNTATALVAFALLVTTVVLAVAVIGNDNLQDLKTGQLVDATPWKQQVALIIGIIAGSIVVPPVLDLLNNSNGFAGDPNYHAVTNEPLAAPQATLISTLAKGVISHDLDWKLLGIGAAIGLGLVVLDIVIRKLSKGKLSLPSLGVGLAIYLPSSVTAPVVIGAFAGWIFERAVKGKTVNGKDFAEPAKRLGVLIASGFIVGESLFNVALAGIIVLTGQAAPLAGPFAAIWPDENVGMVIAIVLALVGVTGLYRWAAARAKKVVAEN